In the bacterium genome, one interval contains:
- a CDS encoding CBS domain-containing protein: protein MKVKDIMTKGVITVADELSVKEAACVLAEYDISGIIAVNERNEFSGILSEMDIARAFGKNLEDVRISEIMTKPVITIGKEEDVEKAARMMVENNIHRLLVIDEEKEEKTRLFSSGIISCGDIVKAIAGKK, encoded by the coding sequence ATGAAGGTTAAAGACATTATGACAAAGGGTGTGATAACCGTAGCAGATGAGTTATCTGTAAAGGAGGCAGCCTGTGTATTGGCTGAGTATGATATCTCAGGGATTATTGCGGTAAATGAAAGAAATGAATTTTCTGGAATCCTTTCAGAGATGGATATTGCAAGGGCATTTGGAAAAAACCTTGAAGATGTAAGGATTTCTGAAATTATGACAAAGCCTGTTATTACAATTGGAAAGGAAGAGGATGTAGAAAAGGCAGCAAGGATGATGGTAGAGAATAATATTCATCGCCTATTGGTTATAGATGAAGAAAAGGAAGAGAAAACAAGGCTTTTTTCCTCTGGGATAATCTCTTGCGGAGATATTGTAAAGGCAATTGCAGGAAAGAAGTAA
- a CDS encoding NAD(P)H-dependent oxidoreductase subunit E: MEDKDRTRLIEIIEKFKEDGLISVLQKIQDVFNYLSPETIVMVSKYMKMPLSKIYGVITFYHHFSLKPRGKYTIRVCKGTACHVKGGEENLTRIKRLLSIKEEEVSEDFVWGLETVACVGACALAPVVMINDEYYGKMSLHKTELIIDHYKAIEKTGEYVKYEDKVS; encoded by the coding sequence ATGGAAGACAAGGATAGAACAAGGCTTATTGAGATAATAGAGAAATTCAAAGAGGATGGGTTAATTTCTGTTCTTCAAAAGATACAGGATGTATTTAACTATCTTTCTCCTGAAACCATTGTTATGGTTTCTAAATATATGAAAATGCCCCTTTCAAAAATATATGGCGTTATCACATTTTATCACCATTTCTCCCTTAAGCCACGCGGAAAATATACTATAAGGGTCTGTAAAGGAACAGCCTGCCATGTTAAGGGAGGAGAGGAAAATTTAACAAGGATAAAGAGGCTTTTATCCATAAAAGAGGAAGAGGTATCAGAAGATTTTGTATGGGGTTTGGAAACAGTAGCCTGTGTTGGTGCTTGTGCTTTAGCCCCTGTTGTTATGATAAACGATGAATATTATGGCAAGATGAGCCTTCATAAAACAGAGCTAATTATTGACCATTATAAGGCAATAGAAAAGACAGGGGAGTATGTAAAATATGAAGATAAGGTCAGTTAA